One stretch of Cygnus olor isolate bCygOlo1 chromosome 1, bCygOlo1.pri.v2, whole genome shotgun sequence DNA includes these proteins:
- the LOC121076918 gene encoding olfactory receptor 2AT4: MRYQSPFPCILFVLADALTSPAMESCSSNASTKDFFLVGFPALQDFQTPLFFVFLLFYLLILVGNAIIITVVVVDRTLHKPMYFFLVNLSVLDVLFTTTTIPKMLAMFLANAKTISFRGCFLQMYSFHGLTVTEALILVVMAYDRYEAICNPLRYAARMTRRANAALAAGAWITALLIPVPVIVQTSQLAFREAARVRHCFCDHLAVVQAACSDFRADFQNFLGFSIAMTVSVVPLLLVTLSYVHIILSVLKISSKGGRAKAFSTCTSHLLVVGTYYSSIAVAYVSYRADIPVDVHVMSNVVFCILTPLLNPIIYTLRNKEVKSAVRKRIFPKTSSLSKKN; this comes from the coding sequence ATGCGTTACCAATCCCCGTTTCCTTGCATCCTCTTCGTCCTTGCAGATGCTTTGACCAGCCCCGCcatggagagctgcagcagcaacgCTTCCACTAAAGACTTTTTCCTGGTGGGTTTCCCAGCTCTCCAGGATTTCCAGACCccccttttctttgtcttcttgcTGTTCTACCTGCTGATCCTGGTCGGCAATGCCATAATCATCACCGTGGTGGTGGTCGACCGCACACTCCACAAACCCATGTACTTTTTCCTGGTCAACCTCTCCGTGCTCGACGTGCTCTTCACAACCACCACCATTCCCAAGATGCTGGCCATGTTCCTGGCCAACGCTAAAACCATCTCGTTTCggggctgctttctgcagatgtACAGCTTCCATGGGCTGACGGTAACGGAGGCGCTGATCCTGGTCGTTATGGCTTACGACCGCTACGAAGCCATCTGCAACCCGCTGCGCTACGCGGCCAGGATGACGAGGAGAGCAAACGCAGCGCTGGCGGCGGGCGCCTGGATAACCGCGCTGCTGATACCCGTGCCCGTCATCGTGCAGACCTCTCAGCTGGCCTTCAGGGAGGCAGCCAGGGTTCGACACTGCTTCTGTGACCACCTGGCAGTCGTTCAAGCAGCGTGCTCCGACTTCAGGGCCGATTTCCAGAATTTCTTGGGGTTCTCCATCGCTATGACGGTGTCGGTCGTCCCTCTGTTGCTCGTCACCCTCTCCTACGTCCATATCATCCTCTCTGTACTAAAGATCAGCTCCAAAGGAGGACGGGCAAAGGCTTTTTCAACGTGCACTTCCCACCTGCTCGTGGTGGGCACTTACTACTCCTCCATCGCTGTGGCATACGTCTCCTACAGGGCAGACATCCCCGTTGACGTCCATGTCATGAGCAACGttgtcttctgcattttgaCCCCCTTGCTAAACCCCATCATCTACACCTTGCGGAACAAGGAAGTAAAATCTGCGGTTAGAAAGCGTATCTTTCCGAAAACGTCTTCCctgtctaaaaaaaattaa
- the LOC121056972 gene encoding disintegrin and metalloproteinase domain-containing protein 9-like isoform X1 translates to MGTGLCPPLRGTGVAGLILLLCPVLRSFLYLNFIRRFTGASSIVYSEVTVPRQLEPRHGAVTEEDKAYLIMAEGNYHVIHLTQAKNLVAKDLPVFTYGAEGELITEFPYIQDDCFYQGFVEGSPGSVVSVSTCFGISGVLQIGDLSYEIQPVENSSTFQHLIFRKAPAGGSPPLCRVPREHQDRLPAEGEITNGSRKILVIEEVPGLHSLPVPTRYLELALVANQELFKANSYNETLMLHLFISISNLLNTVYRRMKLQVVISAVEMWTRGDQVTATHSLAQTLQFFTTWCQRDAAGRIEYDHVELLLGQHYAERGFAWKGMMCQPNSVGVVSFPGQDTISDVMTLAHEIGHSLGFDHDDAKQFHDQFCNCNCTHRGCIMRSSPGSCLAFSNCTMREYYDEVIRKNKPCLFNIPSLKPFLFELCGNGVLEKGEECDCGTDEACLESGCCFSSSCLLAPGASCYRGECCHKCQFQPAGKVCREYRSTCDLPEYCNGSSATCPVDVFKQDGTPCGDNDRCYEGQCHSHEAQCKALFGKAAHRAPLSCFREVNVRGDRCGNCGWNGTYYTKCREENILCGRVQCANIKKVPVRQDGETVVQTTVNNELCWGLEFHLPLDTPDDGSVKDGTSCGRNKICINRTCVSAAFLNSDCTEKRCNGKGVCNNKKNCHCDFGWAPPDCKLEGFGGSVDSGPPPSYYWGAVKNMGKAVGTLVLIFLVLGILVYKRAEIAEYIQRWQLRRQEKKT, encoded by the exons atggggacggggctgTGCCCACCCCTGAGGGGCACGGGGGTCGCGGGACTgatcctgctcctctgcccag TTCTCCGGAGTTTCTTGTACCTAAACTTCATTAGAA GGTTTACTGGAGCGTCGAGCATCGTCTACTCCGAAGTGACGGTGCCGAGGCAGCTGGAGCCAAGGCACGGGGCTGTCACAGAG GAGGACAAGGCTTATTTAATCATGGCAGAAGGAAATTACCATGTCATCCACCTGACGCAGGCAAA AAATCTGGTAGCCAAGGACCTCCCGGTTTTCACTTATGGTGCAGAGGGGGAGCTGATAACCGAGTTTCCGTACATTCAG GATGACTGCTTCTACCAGGGGTTCGTGGAGGGCTCCCCGGGCTCTGTCGTCTCCGTCAGCACGTGCTTTGGGATCAG CGGAGTCCTGCAAATCGGAGACCTGAGCTACGAGATCCAGCCGGTGGAGAACTCTTCGACCTTTCAGCACCTCATTTTCCGAAAGGCGCCGGCAGGAGGCTCGCCCCCGCTCTGCCGGGTGCCCAGGGAGCACCAGGACCGCCTGCCCGCAGAAGGAGAAATCACAAATGGGAGCAGGAAAATCCTGGTTATCGAG GAGGTCCCCGGGCTCCACAGCCTGCCCGTGCCCACCAGGTACCTGGAATTGGCTCTTGTCGCCAACCAGGAGCTG TTCAAAGCTAACAGCTACAACGAAACCCTCATGCTGCACCTCTTCATTTCCATTAGCAACCTCCTGAACACG GTGTACAGGCGCATGAAGCTGCAGGTCGTCATCAGCGCGGTGGAGATGTGGACCAGGGGGGACCAGGTGACGGCCACCCACAGCCTGGCCCAGACGCTGCAGTTCTTCACCACCTGGTGCCAGAGGGACGCCGCGGGGCGCATCGAGTACGACCacgtggagctgctgct CGGCCAGCACTATGCGGAGCGGGGCTTTGCCTGGAAGGGGATGATGTGCCAGCCCAACTCCGTCGGTGTCGTCTCG TTCCCTGGCCAGGACACCATCAGCGATGTGATGACCCTGGCGCACGAGATCGGCCACAGCCTGGGCTTCGACCACGATGACGCAAAACAATTCCACGACCAATTCTGTAACTGCAACTGCACCCACAGAGGATGCATCATGCGATCATCCCCGGG atcTTGCTTGGCATTCAGTAACTGTACTATGAGAGAATACTATGATgaagtaataagaaaaaataagcctTGTCTGTTCAACATACCatctttaaaaccatttctttttgaaCTCTGTGGCAACGGTGTCTTGGAAAAAGGCGAAGAATGCGACTGCGGCACTGACGAG GCATGCCTCGAGTCGGgatgctgcttctcctccagctgcttgcTCGCACCGGGGGCTTCTTGTTACAGAGGCGAATGCTGTCACAAGTGTCAG tttcAGCCCGCAGGAAAAGTCTGCAGAGAATATAGGAGCACGTGTGACCTGCCGGAGTACTGCAACGGCTCCTCGGCCACCTGCCCCGTGGACGTGTTCAAGCAGGACGGGACGCCCTGCGGCGACAACGACCGCTGCTACGAGGGGCAGTGCCACAGCCACGAGGCACAGTGCAAGGCTTTGTTCGGCAAAG ctgcccaCCGTGCCCCACTGAGCTGCTTCAGGGAAGTGAACGTCCGAGGCGACCGCTGCGGGAACTGCGGCTGGAACGGGACCTACTACACCAAGTGCCGGGAAGA GAACATCCTCTGCGGAAGAGTGCAGTGTGCTAACATTAAAAAAGTGCCAGTCCGGCAAGACGGCGAGACCGTGGTTCAGACCACCGTGAACAACGAGCTCTGCTGGGGACTCGAATTCCACCTGCCCCTGGACACGCCTGACGACGGATCGGTGAAAGACGGCACGTCGTGCGGAAGGAACAAG ATATGTATAAACAGGACGTGTGTCAGTGCAGCTTTTCTCAACAGCGACTGTACAGAGAAACGGTGCAATGGCAAAGGG gtgtgcaacaacaagaaaaactgcCACTGCGATTTTGGGTGGGCCCCACCAGACTGCAAGCTGGAAGGATTTGGAGGCAGCGTTGACAGCGGCCCACCTCCTTCGTACTACT
- the LOC121056972 gene encoding disintegrin and metalloproteinase domain-containing protein 9-like isoform X2 → MGTGLCPPLRGTGVAGLILLLCPGFTGASSIVYSEVTVPRQLEPRHGAVTEEDKAYLIMAEGNYHVIHLTQAKNLVAKDLPVFTYGAEGELITEFPYIQDDCFYQGFVEGSPGSVVSVSTCFGISGVLQIGDLSYEIQPVENSSTFQHLIFRKAPAGGSPPLCRVPREHQDRLPAEGEITNGSRKILVIEEVPGLHSLPVPTRYLELALVANQELFKANSYNETLMLHLFISISNLLNTVYRRMKLQVVISAVEMWTRGDQVTATHSLAQTLQFFTTWCQRDAAGRIEYDHVELLLGQHYAERGFAWKGMMCQPNSVGVVSFPGQDTISDVMTLAHEIGHSLGFDHDDAKQFHDQFCNCNCTHRGCIMRSSPGSCLAFSNCTMREYYDEVIRKNKPCLFNIPSLKPFLFELCGNGVLEKGEECDCGTDEACLESGCCFSSSCLLAPGASCYRGECCHKCQFQPAGKVCREYRSTCDLPEYCNGSSATCPVDVFKQDGTPCGDNDRCYEGQCHSHEAQCKALFGKAAHRAPLSCFREVNVRGDRCGNCGWNGTYYTKCREENILCGRVQCANIKKVPVRQDGETVVQTTVNNELCWGLEFHLPLDTPDDGSVKDGTSCGRNKICINRTCVSAAFLNSDCTEKRCNGKGVCNNKKNCHCDFGWAPPDCKLEGFGGSVDSGPPPSYYWGAVKNMGKAVGTLVLIFLVLGILVYKRAEIAEYIQRWQLRRQEKKT, encoded by the exons atggggacggggctgTGCCCACCCCTGAGGGGCACGGGGGTCGCGGGACTgatcctgctcctctgcccag GGTTTACTGGAGCGTCGAGCATCGTCTACTCCGAAGTGACGGTGCCGAGGCAGCTGGAGCCAAGGCACGGGGCTGTCACAGAG GAGGACAAGGCTTATTTAATCATGGCAGAAGGAAATTACCATGTCATCCACCTGACGCAGGCAAA AAATCTGGTAGCCAAGGACCTCCCGGTTTTCACTTATGGTGCAGAGGGGGAGCTGATAACCGAGTTTCCGTACATTCAG GATGACTGCTTCTACCAGGGGTTCGTGGAGGGCTCCCCGGGCTCTGTCGTCTCCGTCAGCACGTGCTTTGGGATCAG CGGAGTCCTGCAAATCGGAGACCTGAGCTACGAGATCCAGCCGGTGGAGAACTCTTCGACCTTTCAGCACCTCATTTTCCGAAAGGCGCCGGCAGGAGGCTCGCCCCCGCTCTGCCGGGTGCCCAGGGAGCACCAGGACCGCCTGCCCGCAGAAGGAGAAATCACAAATGGGAGCAGGAAAATCCTGGTTATCGAG GAGGTCCCCGGGCTCCACAGCCTGCCCGTGCCCACCAGGTACCTGGAATTGGCTCTTGTCGCCAACCAGGAGCTG TTCAAAGCTAACAGCTACAACGAAACCCTCATGCTGCACCTCTTCATTTCCATTAGCAACCTCCTGAACACG GTGTACAGGCGCATGAAGCTGCAGGTCGTCATCAGCGCGGTGGAGATGTGGACCAGGGGGGACCAGGTGACGGCCACCCACAGCCTGGCCCAGACGCTGCAGTTCTTCACCACCTGGTGCCAGAGGGACGCCGCGGGGCGCATCGAGTACGACCacgtggagctgctgct CGGCCAGCACTATGCGGAGCGGGGCTTTGCCTGGAAGGGGATGATGTGCCAGCCCAACTCCGTCGGTGTCGTCTCG TTCCCTGGCCAGGACACCATCAGCGATGTGATGACCCTGGCGCACGAGATCGGCCACAGCCTGGGCTTCGACCACGATGACGCAAAACAATTCCACGACCAATTCTGTAACTGCAACTGCACCCACAGAGGATGCATCATGCGATCATCCCCGGG atcTTGCTTGGCATTCAGTAACTGTACTATGAGAGAATACTATGATgaagtaataagaaaaaataagcctTGTCTGTTCAACATACCatctttaaaaccatttctttttgaaCTCTGTGGCAACGGTGTCTTGGAAAAAGGCGAAGAATGCGACTGCGGCACTGACGAG GCATGCCTCGAGTCGGgatgctgcttctcctccagctgcttgcTCGCACCGGGGGCTTCTTGTTACAGAGGCGAATGCTGTCACAAGTGTCAG tttcAGCCCGCAGGAAAAGTCTGCAGAGAATATAGGAGCACGTGTGACCTGCCGGAGTACTGCAACGGCTCCTCGGCCACCTGCCCCGTGGACGTGTTCAAGCAGGACGGGACGCCCTGCGGCGACAACGACCGCTGCTACGAGGGGCAGTGCCACAGCCACGAGGCACAGTGCAAGGCTTTGTTCGGCAAAG ctgcccaCCGTGCCCCACTGAGCTGCTTCAGGGAAGTGAACGTCCGAGGCGACCGCTGCGGGAACTGCGGCTGGAACGGGACCTACTACACCAAGTGCCGGGAAGA GAACATCCTCTGCGGAAGAGTGCAGTGTGCTAACATTAAAAAAGTGCCAGTCCGGCAAGACGGCGAGACCGTGGTTCAGACCACCGTGAACAACGAGCTCTGCTGGGGACTCGAATTCCACCTGCCCCTGGACACGCCTGACGACGGATCGGTGAAAGACGGCACGTCGTGCGGAAGGAACAAG ATATGTATAAACAGGACGTGTGTCAGTGCAGCTTTTCTCAACAGCGACTGTACAGAGAAACGGTGCAATGGCAAAGGG gtgtgcaacaacaagaaaaactgcCACTGCGATTTTGGGTGGGCCCCACCAGACTGCAAGCTGGAAGGATTTGGAGGCAGCGTTGACAGCGGCCCACCTCCTTCGTACTACT